Proteins encoded together in one Rhizobacter sp. J219 window:
- a CDS encoding alpha/beta fold hydrolase, which yields MTPITLTAPDGQPLAARLYGQPGAARSAVLIGAAMGVPMAYYADFAAWLAGQGHVVLTFDYRGCGGSRPGGSLAHLSADLIDWARDTDTALLALATRAPARPIYLVGHSLGAQLPGLLAHRERLAGLVCVAAGSGHWHHNPRPLRHWMPAFWYALMPLVTSLCGYFPGRRLRLVGDLPRGVAWQWRRWCLDPDYHLGAETPALRTAFADLRMPVTALSIADDEMMSEQGTRALLGWYSGAPRRHERVQPAPGERIGHLGFFRRRFEATHWPRITRALAEFDPV from the coding sequence ATGACGCCGATCACCCTCACCGCCCCAGATGGCCAACCGCTTGCCGCGCGGCTGTACGGGCAGCCGGGCGCGGCACGCTCGGCGGTGCTGATCGGCGCCGCGATGGGCGTGCCGATGGCCTACTACGCCGACTTCGCCGCCTGGCTCGCGGGCCAGGGCCACGTGGTGCTCACCTTCGACTACCGCGGTTGCGGCGGCTCCCGGCCCGGGGGATCGCTCGCGCACCTGAGTGCCGACCTCATCGACTGGGCCCGCGACACCGACACCGCCCTGCTCGCCCTCGCCACCCGCGCACCCGCACGGCCGATCTATCTCGTGGGCCACAGCCTGGGCGCGCAGCTGCCCGGCCTGCTCGCCCACCGCGAGCGCCTCGCCGGCCTGGTGTGCGTGGCGGCGGGCAGCGGCCACTGGCACCACAACCCACGGCCCCTGCGCCACTGGATGCCTGCGTTCTGGTACGCGCTCATGCCTCTGGTGACAAGCCTGTGCGGCTACTTCCCGGGCCGGCGCCTGCGCCTGGTGGGCGACCTGCCGCGCGGCGTGGCATGGCAATGGCGGCGCTGGTGCCTGGACCCCGACTACCACCTCGGCGCTGAAACGCCCGCGCTGCGCACCGCCTTCGCCGACCTGCGCATGCCCGTCACGGCCTTGTCCATCGCCGACGACGAGATGATGAGCGAGCAGGGCACCCGCGCCCTGCTCGGCTGGTACAGCGGCGCACCACGCCGGCACGAGCGCGTGCAGCCCGCGCCGGGCGAGCGCATCGGCCACCTGGGTTTCTTCCGCCGCCGCTTCGAGGCGACGCACTGGCCGCGCATCACGCGCGCACTGGCCGAGTTCGACCCGGTGTGA
- a CDS encoding cytochrome b codes for MTARYHPVAIAFHWGLGLAILGLLGVGLYMTGLPFSPERGRWFHWHKSLGLVVLMLSALRLLWRLGRRPPALPPSMQARMPAWQRAAHHGTHALLYIAFFAVPLSGWAYSASAGYPVTWFGVHPLPDVVPVDADLAATLKTLHHLCTYILGALAALHIAAALKHQWLDGDRLLARMGLGRNTDTRAGRP; via the coding sequence ATGACGGCGCGCTACCACCCCGTGGCCATCGCCTTCCACTGGGGCCTGGGCCTGGCCATCCTCGGCCTGCTCGGCGTGGGCCTCTACATGACCGGGCTGCCCTTCTCGCCCGAGCGGGGCCGCTGGTTCCACTGGCACAAGAGCCTGGGCTTGGTCGTGCTGATGCTGTCGGCGCTGCGCCTGCTGTGGCGACTGGGGCGCCGGCCACCGGCCCTCCCGCCGTCGATGCAGGCCAGGATGCCCGCATGGCAGCGCGCCGCACACCACGGCACGCACGCCTTGCTCTACATCGCCTTCTTCGCCGTGCCGCTGAGCGGCTGGGCCTACAGCGCATCGGCCGGCTACCCGGTGACCTGGTTTGGCGTGCACCCGCTGCCCGACGTGGTACCCGTGGATGCAGACCTCGCCGCCACGCTGAAGACGCTGCACCACCTGTGCACCTACATCCTCGGCGCACTGGCCGCCCTGCACATCGCAGCGGCCTTGAAGCACCAGTGGCTCGACGGCGACCGCCTGCTGGCCCGCATGGGCCTCGGACGAAACACCGACACCCGCGCAGGCCGGCCATGA
- a CDS encoding RNA polymerase sigma factor: MPSTARQPLHDLPPPPTERPASARVFTLPTRSSPDAATQQANARLVRLIKDVATLDRAAFRELYDATSAYLMGVAYTVVGQRELAEEVLQDAYVKVWHHAESYDPRLAAPMTWLIHIVRNRAIDVRRARQQEVASMVPLSEEQQAHLADTVGDASIDPLHLLQRHAVEMNIQACLHSLSAEQRQAVALVIYRGMAHAEIAKLANVPLGTAKAWVRRGLARLAECVGAVS, translated from the coding sequence ATGCCATCCACCGCACGCCAGCCTTTGCACGACCTACCACCGCCACCGACCGAGCGCCCTGCCTCCGCGCGGGTGTTCACCCTGCCCACGCGCAGCAGCCCCGATGCCGCCACGCAGCAGGCCAACGCACGGCTCGTGCGGCTCATCAAGGACGTCGCCACCCTCGACCGCGCCGCCTTCCGCGAGCTCTACGACGCCACCAGCGCCTACCTCATGGGCGTGGCCTACACCGTGGTCGGGCAACGCGAGCTCGCCGAAGAGGTGCTGCAAGACGCCTACGTGAAGGTCTGGCATCACGCCGAGAGCTACGACCCGCGCCTGGCCGCCCCGATGACCTGGCTGATCCACATCGTGCGCAACCGCGCCATCGACGTGCGCCGCGCACGGCAGCAAGAGGTGGCCAGCATGGTGCCGCTGAGCGAGGAGCAGCAGGCGCACCTGGCCGACACCGTGGGCGACGCCTCCATCGACCCGCTGCACCTGCTGCAACGCCACGCCGTCGAGATGAACATCCAGGCCTGCCTGCACAGCCTGAGCGCCGAGCAGCGCCAGGCCGTCGCACTCGTCATCTACCGCGGCATGGCGCACGCCGAGATCGCCAAACTGGCCAACGTGCCGCTGGGCACCGCCAAGGCCTGGGTGCGGCGCGGCCTGGCCCGCCTGGCCGAATGCGTGGGGGCGGTGTCATGA
- a CDS encoding aldo/keto reductase codes for MKYTRLGSTGLHVSRLCLGMMTYGTPEWRPWVLDEAASKPLVKRAVELGINFFDTADTYSAGESEVLTGKLLGEFCKRDEIVIATKVFFPVSMETKFGTHTSAQRVPLNTHGLSRKRIFHAIDASLKRLNTDYVDLYQIHRWDPHTPIEETMEALHDVVKAGKARYIGASSMWAWQFAKAQQVAKENGWTRFVSMQNHYNLAYREEEREMLPLCREQGVGVIPWSPLARGFLAGNRARDDKTSGATARAKTDDLAQHLYYRDSDFATVDRLKAMATQRGVSAATLAYAWLLHQPGITGPIIGASKLPQFDEAAAAVEMKLAPDEVKALGEGYEPHPVLGHA; via the coding sequence ATGAAATACACGCGCCTCGGGTCGACCGGCCTGCATGTTTCCCGCCTGTGCCTGGGCATGATGACCTACGGCACGCCGGAGTGGCGGCCCTGGGTCCTGGACGAAGCGGCGAGCAAGCCGCTCGTGAAACGCGCCGTCGAGCTCGGCATCAATTTCTTCGACACCGCCGACACCTACTCCGCCGGCGAGAGCGAGGTGCTCACGGGCAAGCTGCTCGGCGAGTTCTGCAAGCGCGACGAGATCGTCATCGCCACCAAGGTGTTCTTCCCGGTGTCGATGGAAACCAAGTTCGGCACGCACACCTCGGCGCAGCGCGTGCCGCTCAACACGCACGGCCTCAGCCGCAAGCGCATCTTCCACGCGATCGATGCGAGTCTGAAGCGACTCAACACCGACTACGTCGACCTCTACCAGATCCACCGCTGGGACCCGCACACGCCGATCGAAGAGACCATGGAAGCGCTGCACGATGTGGTGAAGGCCGGCAAGGCTCGCTACATCGGTGCCAGCTCGATGTGGGCCTGGCAGTTCGCCAAGGCGCAGCAGGTGGCGAAGGAAAACGGTTGGACGCGCTTCGTCAGCATGCAGAACCACTACAACCTCGCCTACCGCGAAGAAGAGCGAGAGATGCTGCCGCTGTGCCGCGAGCAGGGTGTGGGCGTGATCCCGTGGAGTCCGCTGGCGCGTGGCTTTCTCGCCGGCAACCGCGCACGTGACGACAAGACGAGCGGCGCCACCGCCCGCGCCAAGACCGACGACCTGGCCCAGCACCTCTACTACCGAGACAGCGACTTCGCGACGGTCGACCGCCTCAAGGCGATGGCCACGCAGCGTGGCGTGAGTGCGGCGACGCTGGCCTATGCGTGGCTGCTGCACCAGCCGGGCATCACCGGGCCGATCATCGGCGCGAGCAAGCTGCCGCAGTTCGACGAGGCCGCGGCGGCGGTGGAGATGAAGCTGGCGCCTGACGAGGTGAAGGCCCTGGGCGAGGGCTACGAACCGCACCCGGTGCTCGGGCATGCGTGA